A DNA window from Hevea brasiliensis isolate MT/VB/25A 57/8 chromosome 2, ASM3005281v1, whole genome shotgun sequence contains the following coding sequences:
- the LOC110643357 gene encoding D-3-phosphoglycerate dehydrogenase 3, chloroplastic isoform X1 — MSTALSPSSTWSQREKSYIIPGSRLGTDKRRGRRRSHRGLLENMAATSSWNLMFTPNPPSPSSLSWKLSFPSPFTSAHFQRRQNRTAERFLVFAAMMDAKPTVLVTEKLGDAGLELLKTFSNVDCSYNLSPEELCTKISLCDALIVRSGTKVTREVFERSSGRLKVVGRAGVGIDNVDLSAATEHGCLVVNAPTANTIAAAEHGIALLTSMARSIAQADASVKSGKWQRSKYVGVSLLGKTLAVIGFGKVGSEVARRAKGLGMNVIAHDPYAPADRAHAIGVELVRFEEAISSADFISLHMPLTPATSKMFNDETFSKMKKGVRIVNVARGGVIDEKALVRALDSGIVAQAALDVFTEEPPPTDSKLVQHENVIATPHLGASTTEAQDGVAIEIAEAVVGALKGELAATAVNAPMVPAEVLLELAPFVVLAEKLGRLAVQLVAGGSGVQSVKVSYASARGPGDLDTRLLRAMITKGIIEPISNVFVNLVNADFTAKQRGIRITEERIVLDGSPDNPLEFIQVQIANVESKFASAISESGEIKVQGRVKDRKPHLTMIGSFGVDVSMEGSLILCRQVDQPGMIGKVGSILGEENVNVSFMTVGRIAPRKQAVMTIGVDEEPSKEALKRIGEITAIEEFVFLKL, encoded by the exons ATGAGCACTGCGCTATCCCCTTCTTCAACATGGAGCCAACGTGAAAAATCCTACATTATTCCAGGCTCAAGACTGGGAACAGATAAGAGAAGAGGGAGGAGGAGATCGCACAGAGGTTTACTTGAAAATATGGCTGCTACATCTTCATGGAACCTTATGTTCACTCCAAACCCTCcatctccttcctctctctcatgGAAACTCTCTTTCCCCTCTCCTTTCACCTCCGCCCACTTTCAACGCCGCCAGAACAGAACCGCTGAAAGATTCCTAGTCTTTGCCGCCATGATGGACGCCAAACCCACCGTCCTTGTCACTGAGAAGCTGGGAGATGCTGGTCTGGAGCTCCTCAAAACATTTTCCAACGTTGACTGCTCTTACAACCTTAGCCCGGAGGAATTGTGTACTAAAATCTCACTCTGTGACGCGTTGATTGTGAGGAGTGGAACTAAGGTTACACGCGAGGTGTTTGAACGTTCTAGTGGGAGACTTAAGGTTGTGGGTCGAGCTGGCGTTGGAATTGATAATGTTGATTTGTCTGCAGCTACGGAACATGGATGTCTGGTAGTCAATGCGCCTACAGCGAATACGATTGCAGCTGCGGAGCATGGGATTGCGTTGCTTACTTCCATGGCTAGAAGTATAGCGCAAGCTGATGCGTCCGTTAAATCTG GCAAGTGGCAGAGAAGCAAATATGTAGGAGTGTCGCTTCTGGGGAAAACACTTgctgtgatagggtttggaaaaGTTGGATCAGAAGTTGCTAGGCGTGCCAAGGGTCTTGGTATGAATGTGATTGCACATGATCCTTATGCTCCTGCAGACCGGGCGCATGCAATAGGTGTGGAGTTGGTGCGCTTCGAAGAAGCCATATCATCAGCTGATTTCATATCTCTGCATATGCCTCTTACCCCTGCTACATCAAAAATGTTCAATGATGAAACTTTCTCAAAGATGAAGAAAGGAGTCCGAATTGTTAATGTTGCTCGTGGTGGAGTCATTGATGAGAAAGCTCTAGTTAGGGCTTTGGATTCTGGGATTGTTGCTCAG GCTGCTCTTGACGTCTTCACAGAGGAGCCCCCACCTACAGATAGCAAGTTGGTGCAACATGAAAATGTGATCGCAACTCCTCATCTTGGTGCTAGCACTACCGAGGCGCAG GATGGCGTGGCCATTGAAATAGCAGAAGCTGTCGTTGGTGCTTTGAAAGGGGAGCTTGCAGCCACTGCAGTGAATGCGCCTATGGTTCCTGCTGAG GTTCTTTTGGAACTTGCACCATTTGTTGTTCTGGCAGAAAAGCTTGGAAGGCTGGCTGTGCAACTGGTTGCTGGTGGAAGTGGTGTGCAGTCAGTGAAAGTGAGTTACGCTTCTGCCAGAGGTCCAGGTGATCTTGACACTCGACTTCTCCGAGCTATGATTACCAAGGGTATAATTGAGCCTATCTCCAATGTTTTTGTGAACTTGGTAAATGCTGACTTCACTGCTAAACAGAGAGGAATAAGGATAACAGAAGAGCGCATTGTATTGGATGGTTCACCTGATAATCCACTCGAATTTATCCAGGTTCAAATTGCCAATGTGGAATCCAAATTTGCAAGTGCAATTTCTGAGTCTGGTGAGATTAAAGTGCAGGGAAGAGTGAAAGATAGGAAGCCCCATCTTACCATGATAGGGTCATTTGGTGTTGATGTGAGCATGGAAGGTAGCCTCATACTGTGCAGGCAGGTTGATCAACCAGGTATGATTGGTAAAGTCGGGAGTATCCTTGGAGAGGAGAATGTAAATGTGAGCTTCATGACTGTTGGGAGGATCGCTCCACGAAAGCAAGCAGTTATGACCATTGGGGTGGATGAGGAACCCAGCAAGGAAGCATTGAAGAGAATTGGAGAAATAACAGCCATTGAAGAATTTGTTTTCCTGAAGTTGTAG
- the LOC110643357 gene encoding D-3-phosphoglycerate dehydrogenase 3, chloroplastic isoform X2 produces MSTALSPSSTWSQREKSYIIPGSRLGTDKRRGRRRSHRGLLENMAATSSWNLMFTPNPPSPSSLSWKLSFPSPFTSAHFQRRQNRTAERFLVFAAMMDAKPTVLVTEKLGDAGLELLKTFSNVDCSYNLSPEELCTKISLCDALIVRSGTKVTREVFERSSGRLKVVGRAGVGIDNVDLSAATEHGCLVVNAPTANTIAAAEHGIALLTSMARSIAQADASVKSGKWQRSKYVGVSLLGKTLAVIGFGKVGSEVARRAKGLGMNVIAHDPYAPADRAHAIGVELVRFEEAISSADFISLHMPLTPATSKMFNDETFSKMKKGVRIVNVARGGVIDEKALVRALDSGIVAQAALDVFTEEPPPTDSKLVQHENVIATPHLGASTTEAQDGVAIEIAEAVVGALKGELAATAVNAPMVPAEVLLELAPFVVLAEKLGRLAVQLVAGGSGVQSVKVSYASARGPGDLDTRLLRAMITKGIIEPISNVFVNLVQIANVESKFASAISESGEIKVQGRVKDRKPHLTMIGSFGVDVSMEGSLILCRQVDQPGMIGKVGSILGEENVNVSFMTVGRIAPRKQAVMTIGVDEEPSKEALKRIGEITAIEEFVFLKL; encoded by the exons ATGAGCACTGCGCTATCCCCTTCTTCAACATGGAGCCAACGTGAAAAATCCTACATTATTCCAGGCTCAAGACTGGGAACAGATAAGAGAAGAGGGAGGAGGAGATCGCACAGAGGTTTACTTGAAAATATGGCTGCTACATCTTCATGGAACCTTATGTTCACTCCAAACCCTCcatctccttcctctctctcatgGAAACTCTCTTTCCCCTCTCCTTTCACCTCCGCCCACTTTCAACGCCGCCAGAACAGAACCGCTGAAAGATTCCTAGTCTTTGCCGCCATGATGGACGCCAAACCCACCGTCCTTGTCACTGAGAAGCTGGGAGATGCTGGTCTGGAGCTCCTCAAAACATTTTCCAACGTTGACTGCTCTTACAACCTTAGCCCGGAGGAATTGTGTACTAAAATCTCACTCTGTGACGCGTTGATTGTGAGGAGTGGAACTAAGGTTACACGCGAGGTGTTTGAACGTTCTAGTGGGAGACTTAAGGTTGTGGGTCGAGCTGGCGTTGGAATTGATAATGTTGATTTGTCTGCAGCTACGGAACATGGATGTCTGGTAGTCAATGCGCCTACAGCGAATACGATTGCAGCTGCGGAGCATGGGATTGCGTTGCTTACTTCCATGGCTAGAAGTATAGCGCAAGCTGATGCGTCCGTTAAATCTG GCAAGTGGCAGAGAAGCAAATATGTAGGAGTGTCGCTTCTGGGGAAAACACTTgctgtgatagggtttggaaaaGTTGGATCAGAAGTTGCTAGGCGTGCCAAGGGTCTTGGTATGAATGTGATTGCACATGATCCTTATGCTCCTGCAGACCGGGCGCATGCAATAGGTGTGGAGTTGGTGCGCTTCGAAGAAGCCATATCATCAGCTGATTTCATATCTCTGCATATGCCTCTTACCCCTGCTACATCAAAAATGTTCAATGATGAAACTTTCTCAAAGATGAAGAAAGGAGTCCGAATTGTTAATGTTGCTCGTGGTGGAGTCATTGATGAGAAAGCTCTAGTTAGGGCTTTGGATTCTGGGATTGTTGCTCAG GCTGCTCTTGACGTCTTCACAGAGGAGCCCCCACCTACAGATAGCAAGTTGGTGCAACATGAAAATGTGATCGCAACTCCTCATCTTGGTGCTAGCACTACCGAGGCGCAG GATGGCGTGGCCATTGAAATAGCAGAAGCTGTCGTTGGTGCTTTGAAAGGGGAGCTTGCAGCCACTGCAGTGAATGCGCCTATGGTTCCTGCTGAG GTTCTTTTGGAACTTGCACCATTTGTTGTTCTGGCAGAAAAGCTTGGAAGGCTGGCTGTGCAACTGGTTGCTGGTGGAAGTGGTGTGCAGTCAGTGAAAGTGAGTTACGCTTCTGCCAGAGGTCCAGGTGATCTTGACACTCGACTTCTCCGAGCTATGATTACCAAGGGTATAATTGAGCCTATCTCCAATGTTTTTGTGAACTTG GTTCAAATTGCCAATGTGGAATCCAAATTTGCAAGTGCAATTTCTGAGTCTGGTGAGATTAAAGTGCAGGGAAGAGTGAAAGATAGGAAGCCCCATCTTACCATGATAGGGTCATTTGGTGTTGATGTGAGCATGGAAGGTAGCCTCATACTGTGCAGGCAGGTTGATCAACCAGGTATGATTGGTAAAGTCGGGAGTATCCTTGGAGAGGAGAATGTAAATGTGAGCTTCATGACTGTTGGGAGGATCGCTCCACGAAAGCAAGCAGTTATGACCATTGGGGTGGATGAGGAACCCAGCAAGGAAGCATTGAAGAGAATTGGAGAAATAACAGCCATTGAAGAATTTGTTTTCCTGAAGTTGTAG
- the LOC110643368 gene encoding probable carbohydrate esterase At4g34215 yields the protein MAISRLLWLFVVCQIFRPSLATDLHPTDIFILAGQSNMAGRGGTDNGKWNGIIPPQCRPNPSILRLSAQLKWEVARDPLHADIDVGKTCGVGPGMAFANGVKANESRIGVVGLVPCAVGGTKISEWTRGTRLYNKLVSRANGSARYGGRIRAILWYQGESDTVWRKDAEAYKGNMERLIGSLRSDLNIPYVPVIQVALASGEGRFIELVRRAQLAIKLPNVKCIDAKGLPLKTDHLHLTTASEVHLGLKLAHAFITSFGYMLSN from the exons ATGGCTATTTCTAGGCTATTGTGGCTATTCGTCGTGTGTCAAATATTCCGTCCCAGTTTAGCAACCGATCTTCATCCTACGGATATCTTTATTCTAGCAGGCCAAAGCAACATGGCCGGCAGAGGCGGTACCGATAATGGCAAATGGAATGGCATTATCCCGCCGCAGTGCAGGCCCAATCCATCAATACTTAGGCTAAGTGCTCAACTCAAATGGGAAGTTGCGCGCGACCCACTCCATGCAGACATTGATGTTGGCAAAACTTGTGGTGTTGGTCCAGGGATGGCATTTGCCAATGGGGTCAAGGCTAATGAGTCGAGGATCGGCGTAGTGGGTCTGGTACCTTGTGCAGTTGGTGGGACTAAAATCAGTGAGTGGACTCGAGGAACGAGGTTGTACAACAAGTTGGTGAGTCGAGCTAACGGTTCAGCGAGGTATGGTGGAAGAATTAGAGCGATTTTGTGGTATCAGGGAGAGAGTGATACGGTGTGGAGAAAGGATGCTGAGGCTTACAAGGGGAATATGGAAAGGCTTATTGGAAGCTTGCGTTCTGATCTTAACATTCCATATGTTCCTGTAATTCAG GTAGCGTTGGCTTCAGGAGAAGGTAGATTCATAGAGTTGGTGAGAAGAGCTCAGCTAGCAATCAAGCTGCCTAATGTGAAATGCATAGATGCCAAGGGATTGCCTCTCAAAACAGATCACCTGCATCTTACTACCGCGTCTGAGGTTCATCTTGGTCTCAAGTTGGCTCATGCCTTTATTACTTCTTTCGGCTATATGCTCTCTAATTAA